The following are encoded in a window of Struthio camelus isolate bStrCam1 chromosome Z, bStrCam1.hap1, whole genome shotgun sequence genomic DNA:
- the LOC138064686 gene encoding small ribosomal subunit protein uS12, which translates to MGKCRGLRTARKLRSHRRDQKWHDKQYKKAHLGTALKANPFGGASHAKGIVLEKVGVEAKQPNSAIRKCVRVQLIKNGKKITAFVPNDGCLNFIEENDEVLVAGFGRKGHAVGDIPGVRFKVVKVANVSLLALYKGKKERPRS; encoded by the exons ATGG GGAAGTGCCGGGGGCTCCGCACCGCCCGCAAGCTCCGCAGCCACCGCCGCGACCAGAAGTGGCACGACAAGCAGTACAAGAAGGCCCACCTGGGCACCGCGCTGAAGGCCAACCCCTTCGGCGGCGCGTCCCACGCCAAGGGCATCGTCCTGGAGAAAGT TGGAGTAGAGGCTAAACAGCCCAATTCTGCCATCAGGAAATGTGTCAGGGTCCAGCTGATCAAGAATGGCAAAAAAATAACAGCGTTTGTTCCCAACGATGGTTGCTTAAACTTCATTGAG GAAAACGATGAAGTTCTCGTTGCTGGTTTTGGTCGGAAGGGTCATGCTGTTGGTGACATTCCTGGAGTTCGTTTCAAGGTTGTCAAAGTAGCCAATGTTTCTCTCTTGGCCTTgtacaagggcaagaaggagagacCAAGATCATAA